In Blautia sp. SC05B48, a single genomic region encodes these proteins:
- a CDS encoding L-cysteine desulfidase family protein translates to MKNTERMYRGSSKNCQKTFEDLKDGRERIEKICRELLKNEIIVALGCTEPGTIAYAAACAKEILGAIPNHMEIYVSGNILKNVKSVVIPNTQNLKGIAEAAFCGIVGGNPKRKLEVLNTLTMADVEMVRKLVAEENMYDVHLSRVQEPLYVRVELIRGEHTSLVEIQKNHLNITKVQKDGKDITRQYQYRECVGEVNGSEYKLKLKDIYNFAYETEIGDLENLMKLQITHNGRIAEEGMKNDYGAKVGKNYLKLHEKEKTAVLAAYAAAGSDARMGGSILPVVANSGSGNQGITIAVPIAIYAQKENKSNEMLYRALIFANLVSIYIKRGIGKLSAYCGAVNAGCAAVCGIAYLDQQPLSVIEDIITNTLATISGMLCDGAKPSCAAKIAMSIETGLLSYEMAKNQCRFISGEGIVGKNADKTIESVGIIGKDGMKEMDSKILEIMMGN, encoded by the coding sequence ATGAAAAATACTGAAAGGATGTATAGGGGTAGCAGCAAAAATTGTCAAAAAACGTTTGAAGATTTAAAGGATGGTAGAGAGAGAATAGAAAAAATCTGTCGAGAGTTGTTAAAAAATGAAATTATCGTAGCCCTTGGATGTACAGAACCGGGAACGATTGCTTATGCAGCGGCGTGTGCGAAGGAGATTTTAGGTGCGATTCCGAATCATATGGAGATTTATGTGAGTGGTAATATTTTGAAAAATGTGAAAAGTGTAGTTATTCCAAACACTCAAAATCTTAAAGGGATAGCGGAAGCTGCTTTTTGCGGAATTGTAGGAGGCAATCCGAAACGAAAGTTGGAAGTTTTGAATACTTTGACTATGGCAGACGTTGAAATGGTACGAAAGCTTGTAGCGGAAGAAAATATGTACGATGTGCATCTTTCGAGAGTACAAGAGCCCCTATATGTACGAGTTGAATTGATTAGAGGAGAGCATACCTCTCTGGTGGAAATTCAGAAAAATCATCTTAATATAACAAAGGTACAAAAAGATGGGAAAGATATTACAAGGCAATATCAATACAGAGAATGTGTTGGAGAGGTTAATGGCAGTGAATATAAGCTAAAATTGAAAGATATTTACAATTTTGCATATGAAACAGAAATTGGCGATTTGGAGAATCTCATGAAATTGCAGATCACCCACAATGGGAGAATAGCAGAAGAAGGAATGAAAAATGATTATGGAGCGAAGGTAGGGAAGAATTACCTGAAATTGCATGAGAAAGAAAAAACAGCCGTATTAGCGGCATACGCAGCAGCAGGAAGTGATGCCAGAATGGGAGGAAGTATTCTTCCGGTAGTTGCTAACAGCGGCAGTGGAAATCAGGGAATTACTATTGCGGTGCCTATAGCTATTTATGCCCAGAAAGAAAATAAAAGTAACGAGATGCTGTATAGAGCATTGATATTTGCAAATTTGGTTTCAATTTATATTAAAAGAGGTATAGGAAAGTTGTCGGCATATTGTGGTGCAGTTAATGCGGGATGTGCTGCGGTTTGTGGAATTGCATATTTGGATCAACAGCCATTATCAGTAATTGAAGACATTATCACAAATACATTGGCAACGATATCAGGAATGTTATGTGACGGAGCAAAGCCATCTTGTGCTGCAAAAATAGCTATGTCAATTGAGACAGGTCTTTTATCCTATGAAATGGCAAAAAATCAATGCCGTTTTATAAGTGGGGAAGGAATTGTTGGAAAAAATGCGGATAAAACTATTGAATCTGTTGGCATAATTGGGAAAGATGGCATGAAAGAGATGGATAGTAAAATTCTGGAAATTATGATGGGAAATTAA
- a CDS encoding M20 metallopeptidase family protein codes for MKVDFYQKAKEAEEEIKRYYTHLHKHPELSGQEYQTQEWILSQLKQWGVECRTCADTGVYAIIRSGKPGYTIAFRADMDALPIQEQTGLSWSSEENGVMHACGHDAHMTVLLGCIRILHENREQLYGNIVFLFQPSEEHQGGAARMIVDGAMKTPKPDLIVAFHVWPQRAGTITCMSGPVMAQPDAFSIELIGKGGHGATPHICRNPIPAMAALINAIGNITANDISAQETAVVNICRIRCGEKYNIIAEKGYLEGTIRTYDTKVREEIIRRLKKLTTSIADAWEIEGSYYMDSGYPATINNKTAACWAAEILKKEIPEVEILTEGEPSMLGEDFSCYGTVCPSLFLRLGCWKEDEKRHFPLHSSCFEIEESILLDGIAAFCILASAFSEKGFERINEKY; via the coding sequence GTGAAAGTTGATTTTTACCAAAAGGCCAAAGAGGCGGAGGAAGAAATTAAAAGATATTATACCCATCTCCATAAGCACCCGGAGTTGTCCGGGCAGGAATATCAGACACAGGAATGGATTCTTAGTCAATTGAAACAATGGGGAGTGGAATGCAGGACATGTGCTGATACGGGTGTATATGCAATAATTCGAAGCGGAAAACCTGGTTATACGATTGCTTTTCGTGCAGATATGGACGCACTTCCAATTCAAGAACAGACAGGACTTTCATGGAGCTCGGAAGAAAATGGTGTTATGCATGCGTGTGGACATGATGCGCATATGACAGTGCTGCTTGGCTGTATTCGGATTTTACATGAAAATCGGGAGCAGCTATATGGAAATATAGTATTTTTATTCCAGCCGTCTGAGGAACATCAGGGTGGTGCTGCCCGTATGATTGTAGATGGAGCAATGAAAACTCCGAAGCCGGATTTGATAGTTGCTTTTCATGTATGGCCACAAAGAGCAGGTACTATTACCTGCATGTCAGGACCTGTAATGGCACAACCGGATGCGTTTTCTATTGAACTAATAGGGAAAGGTGGACATGGAGCAACACCTCACATTTGTAGGAATCCGATTCCAGCAATGGCGGCGTTGATCAATGCAATCGGAAATATTACAGCAAATGATATATCAGCGCAGGAAACAGCAGTTGTAAACATTTGCCGGATTCGATGTGGCGAAAAATATAATATTATTGCAGAAAAAGGATATCTGGAAGGAACAATTCGAACTTATGATACAAAAGTGCGGGAAGAGATTATTCGACGTCTGAAAAAACTGACCACATCTATTGCAGATGCCTGGGAAATAGAGGGATCCTATTATATGGATTCAGGATATCCGGCAACGATCAATAATAAAACGGCAGCTTGCTGGGCAGCTGAGATTTTGAAAAAGGAGATTCCGGAAGTGGAGATTTTAACAGAAGGAGAACCATCTATGCTAGGAGAAGATTTTTCATGTTATGGAACAGTATGTCCATCTCTGTTTCTGAGACTAGGCTGTTGGAAAGAGGATGAAAAACGGCATTTTCCACTACATAGTAGTTGTTTTGAGATTGAAGAATCAATATTGTTGGATGGAATTGCAGCCTTTTGTATTCTGGCATCTGCATTTTCGGAAAAGGGGTTTGAGAGGATAAATGAAAAATACTGA
- a CDS encoding LacI family DNA-binding transcriptional regulator — translation MRDVAKRAGVSPATVSRYFHGKNVVTTETSKRIEKAVRELSYKPVYKQKNPGVIAVLIPNLKLAYFSEVLKNFLDAVPKYGCRMIFIPVVGQDESYKQYFKELDITGVIYLEENTNQDMLNYIAAKNIKMVMFGAISEDQRCKMIHINDLAAAHEGARYLLELKHERILIISDYPKSISSGFQRIAGCKRAFEEYGLEFDADRVKYGELTYNSGYRITTQALQQGISFTAVFAFSDEAALGVISALAERGLRVPEDVSVMGFDGISLSRQVTPKLTTIRQPIKKMIEQTLDTFQNQKREENIEITLPYKLEEGETCILNQKILKE, via the coding sequence ATAAGAGATGTTGCAAAAAGGGCAGGAGTATCACCAGCTACGGTTTCAAGATATTTTCATGGGAAAAATGTTGTAACAACGGAAACCTCCAAGAGAATTGAAAAAGCAGTCCGAGAACTTTCATATAAACCTGTATATAAACAAAAGAATCCCGGTGTAATTGCTGTTTTAATTCCAAATCTTAAGCTGGCATATTTCAGTGAGGTTCTAAAGAATTTCCTAGATGCGGTTCCGAAATATGGTTGCAGAATGATATTTATTCCTGTTGTGGGTCAAGATGAGTCTTATAAACAATATTTTAAAGAACTGGATATCACGGGCGTAATTTATCTGGAGGAAAATACAAATCAGGATATGCTCAATTATATAGCGGCTAAGAATATTAAAATGGTGATGTTTGGTGCAATCAGTGAGGATCAGCGCTGCAAAATGATTCATATCAATGATTTGGCAGCAGCACATGAAGGCGCGAGATATCTTCTTGAACTTAAGCATGAGAGAATCTTGATTATATCGGATTATCCTAAGAGTATCAGCTCCGGATTTCAGCGTATTGCAGGATGCAAAAGAGCTTTCGAGGAATATGGATTGGAATTCGATGCAGATCGAGTGAAATATGGTGAGTTGACATATAATAGTGGGTATCGTATAACCACGCAGGCACTTCAACAGGGAATTTCTTTTACAGCAGTATTTGCATTCAGTGATGAAGCTGCATTGGGGGTTATCAGTGCTCTGGCTGAGAGAGGGTTAAGAGTTCCGGAGGATGTTTCCGTTATGGGATTTGACGGGATTAGTTTATCTAGGCAGGTAACTCCCAAGCTAACAACTATCCGTCAGCCTATCAAAAAAATGATAGAGCAGACATTGGATACTTTTCAGAACCAGAAAAGGGAAGAAAACATAGAAATTACATTACCCTACAAACTGGAAGAAGGAGAAACCTGCATTCTCAATCAGAAAATATTAAAAGAATAG
- a CDS encoding ABC transporter substrate-binding protein, which yields MKKRICKMLTLVMTGSMVLGVTSPVHAEKKDDVTKISFAIWDEVQKPIFDEIIEKFETENPDIDVDLQLTPWSQYWTKLDAAMGSNSAADVFWMNTYLPKYAEAGVLEPLDEYIEKDEINMDDYVSVLKDSYNYKDVQYCIPKGMDTVQVFFNKAIFEKYGVEEPQTGWTWEDMTDIAKQLKTKITEAGSDEYPILMELDAQPSFFNFINQSGGFVLSEDMKTAGFDQKGTVKAFSDMVSLMDEGLMPGSEVLSDTKGTDLFLSQKGAILFMGSWKTSVIDEASFADQIGTIAMPAKEAGNQSVIGGLGYAINANSENKDASWKLVKYLSGEEANKMQAEAKVDVPALISAQQYYKADHIDVSVIFEAAETGFPFPTSTSVAEWLPAVTEISAKIFAKELTPEEGCSQMQEVTQSALDSES from the coding sequence ATGAAAAAAAGAATTTGTAAAATGCTGACACTTGTAATGACTGGTTCAATGGTCTTAGGAGTAACTTCACCGGTGCATGCAGAGAAAAAAGATGATGTTACTAAAATTTCTTTTGCAATTTGGGATGAGGTTCAGAAGCCGATATTTGATGAGATTATTGAGAAATTTGAAACAGAGAATCCTGATATTGATGTAGATTTACAGTTAACTCCTTGGTCACAGTATTGGACAAAGTTGGATGCTGCAATGGGATCAAATAGTGCGGCAGATGTATTTTGGATGAATACATATCTTCCTAAATATGCAGAGGCTGGTGTTTTGGAACCGCTTGATGAATATATTGAAAAAGATGAAATTAATATGGATGATTACGTAAGTGTTTTGAAAGACTCTTATAATTATAAGGATGTTCAATACTGTATACCAAAGGGAATGGACACGGTACAGGTATTTTTCAATAAAGCTATTTTTGAAAAATATGGGGTAGAAGAGCCTCAGACCGGATGGACATGGGAGGATATGACAGATATTGCAAAACAGTTAAAGACTAAAATTACAGAAGCAGGATCTGATGAATATCCGATACTAATGGAACTGGATGCCCAGCCTTCTTTTTTCAACTTTATCAATCAATCAGGAGGCTTTGTGCTCAGTGAAGATATGAAAACAGCAGGTTTTGATCAGAAAGGAACGGTGAAAGCGTTTAGTGATATGGTATCACTTATGGATGAAGGTCTGATGCCAGGAAGCGAAGTGCTTTCGGATACAAAGGGAACAGATTTGTTTCTGTCTCAGAAGGGAGCCATTCTTTTCATGGGATCCTGGAAAACATCTGTTATTGATGAAGCGAGTTTCGCTGATCAGATAGGAACTATTGCTATGCCCGCAAAAGAAGCAGGAAATCAGAGCGTTATTGGCGGATTGGGCTATGCAATCAATGCTAACAGTGAAAACAAGGATGCGTCGTGGAAACTTGTAAAATATCTTTCAGGGGAAGAGGCTAATAAAATGCAGGCAGAAGCGAAGGTAGATGTTCCGGCACTGATTAGTGCCCAGCAGTATTATAAAGCAGATCACATAGATGTAAGTGTAATTTTCGAAGCAGCAGAAACTGGATTTCCATTTCCAACATCTACAAGCGTTGCAGAATGGCTTCCTGCTGTAACTGAGATTTCAGCAAAGATATTTGCAAAAGAATTAACTCCGGAAGAGGGATGTTCACAGATGCAGGAAGTAACACAGAGTGCTTTGGACAGCGAATCATAA
- a CDS encoding PIG-L family deacetylase produces the protein MVDILAVCAHPDDLEVCAAGMFAKAKKEGLKTGLVIFTRGEAGGYAEQREREAEAKKAAEILKLDYFEMLNFPDAGVYFCKEAVDALIPHLRKCSPKFVLTLLEDDYHPDHTAVSRITRAACFTAGLKKYSDDDTDWHYDALIYFGADNRSNRRRPDIYVDISDVIEIKKNACLAHTSQNILPYAMSLSEEYGRDAKTEFAEGIYLGHSITIDSIADLLRDCKKM, from the coding sequence ATGGTTGATATTTTAGCAGTTTGTGCACATCCAGATGATTTGGAAGTCTGTGCTGCAGGAATGTTTGCAAAAGCAAAAAAAGAAGGATTAAAAACAGGGCTTGTAATTTTTACCAGAGGGGAAGCGGGAGGTTATGCGGAGCAGAGGGAAAGAGAAGCAGAGGCAAAAAAAGCCGCAGAAATTTTAAAGCTAGATTATTTTGAAATGCTAAATTTTCCGGATGCAGGCGTCTATTTCTGTAAGGAAGCAGTGGATGCTTTGATTCCACATTTGCGAAAGTGTTCTCCAAAATTTGTTTTAACACTTTTGGAGGATGATTATCATCCGGATCATACAGCTGTATCAAGAATTACAAGGGCGGCTTGTTTTACGGCTGGATTGAAAAAGTATTCAGATGATGATACTGACTGGCATTATGATGCGCTGATCTATTTTGGCGCAGATAATAGAAGCAATCGTCGCAGACCAGATATCTACGTAGACATTTCAGACGTAATAGAAATAAAGAAAAATGCTTGCCTGGCACATACATCTCAGAATATTCTTCCATATGCAATGAGTTTATCAGAGGAATATGGAAGAGATGCAAAAACAGAGTTTGCTGAGGGAATTTATTTAGGACATAGCATCACCATTGATAGTATTGCAGATCTTTTGAGAGACTGCAAAAAGATGTAA
- a CDS encoding carbohydrate ABC transporter permease: MKKNKVDSLRHREIRTGYLMIAPLMSGVIVFFIWAFFQNVYYSFTNKSSFGIPKFVGLENYVKLFHDEAFYQAFINTILYVVICVPAVVILAILLAVLLNSKVKGIGFFRVCIFLPAVTLPAAIGLLWKWLMNYKFGIFNEILGKFGVNPIAWLSDPRIVLFSISIVFIWASVAYQVIVLLAGLQGIPVCYKEAAEIDGANGIQRFFKITLPLLSPSIFFVCVTTVINVFQIFDFIYLMIPQGSSGTAASRSLVTYFFEQSFVKFHKGYGAAISLVLFFLILVITAIQMICQKKLVFYDD, encoded by the coding sequence ATGAAAAAAAATAAAGTGGATTCACTAAGGCATCGGGAAATAAGGACAGGTTATCTAATGATTGCGCCATTGATGTCAGGAGTCATCGTATTTTTTATCTGGGCATTTTTTCAGAATGTTTATTATAGTTTTACAAATAAGTCAAGCTTTGGCATTCCCAAATTTGTTGGACTTGAGAACTATGTAAAGCTTTTTCATGATGAAGCGTTTTATCAGGCATTTATTAATACGATATTATATGTAGTTATTTGTGTACCGGCAGTTGTGATTCTGGCGATTTTGCTGGCTGTATTATTGAATTCTAAGGTAAAGGGAATTGGTTTTTTCAGAGTATGCATCTTTCTTCCGGCAGTTACTTTACCGGCCGCAATTGGACTTTTGTGGAAATGGTTGATGAATTATAAATTTGGTATTTTCAATGAAATTCTTGGAAAGTTTGGAGTGAATCCAATTGCATGGCTTTCTGATCCTAGAATAGTGTTGTTTTCTATTTCTATTGTATTTATCTGGGCAAGTGTTGCATATCAAGTAATTGTATTGTTAGCCGGATTACAGGGGATTCCGGTGTGTTACAAGGAGGCTGCTGAAATTGATGGAGCGAATGGGATTCAGCGTTTTTTTAAGATTACATTACCGCTGTTATCGCCATCTATATTTTTTGTATGTGTAACAACTGTTATTAATGTATTCCAGATTTTTGATTTTATTTATCTGATGATTCCACAGGGAAGCAGTGGAACTGCAGCATCCAGATCGCTGGTTACATATTTTTTTGAACAATCTTTTGTAAAATTTCATAAGGGATATGGTGCAGCAATCAGTCTGGTGCTGTTTTTTCTGATTTTAGTGATTACAGCAATTCAGATGATCTGTCAGAAGAAATTGGTATTTTATGATGATTAA
- a CDS encoding carbohydrate ABC transporter permease, with translation MKKRKWQVYLLLVLCAAVTVCPFIWMILTSFKSYEESIQIPPTIFPKIFTVESYQEIVAKFPFLSFYINTFLVLIFTIVIELLICSMAAYAFARLNFPGRDVIFIVLLALLMVPGQIFLVPNYEIMVKLHLADTVTALWIPKIFSAFGTFMLCEFFKGLPKSLDEAAMLDGCGFFQIYYKILLPLLKPALSSLAILTAISTFKDLMWPLIVNNSMEKMTLSAGLAMLIGEHTTYYPQVMAGGIIAILPMIVLFFFFQKQFVEGIATTGVKQ, from the coding sequence ATGAAAAAAAGAAAGTGGCAGGTATATCTGTTACTTGTTCTATGTGCTGCTGTGACAGTATGTCCATTTATATGGATGATTTTGACATCTTTCAAATCCTATGAAGAAAGTATTCAGATACCACCAACAATTTTTCCGAAAATTTTTACAGTGGAAAGCTACCAGGAGATTGTAGCCAAGTTTCCGTTTCTTAGTTTTTACATCAATACATTTTTGGTCTTGATTTTTACAATTGTGATTGAGTTACTGATATGTTCTATGGCTGCATATGCGTTTGCCAGATTGAATTTTCCGGGAAGGGATGTAATTTTTATCGTCCTTTTGGCATTACTGATGGTTCCAGGACAGATTTTCCTAGTTCCCAATTATGAGATCATGGTAAAGCTACATTTGGCAGATACGGTAACAGCATTATGGATTCCTAAAATATTCAGTGCTTTTGGTACATTTATGTTATGTGAATTTTTTAAAGGACTTCCGAAGAGTTTAGATGAAGCAGCTATGTTAGATGGATGTGGATTTTTTCAGATTTATTATAAGATTTTATTGCCGTTATTAAAACCTGCATTGTCTTCTTTAGCAATTTTGACAGCAATATCTACATTTAAAGATTTGATGTGGCCGTTAATTGTAAATAATTCTATGGAGAAAATGACATTATCTGCTGGTCTTGCAATGCTTATCGGAGAGCATACAACCTATTATCCGCAGGTCATGGCGGGAGGCATTATTGCGATTCTTCCGATGATAGTACTATTTTTCTTTTTCCAGAAACAGTTCGTAGAAGGAATTGCAACCACAGGAGTAAAACAGTAG
- a CDS encoding DUF6462 family protein, translating into MDKNYKPITSMKEVPEQLRKLRRQYLRYQQAEIIYSISHKKLFELASDAGAIYRIDGTVLIKQCSVVDHKMSNDTFTFLLENRAC; encoded by the coding sequence ATGGATAAAAATTATAAACCAATCACAAGTATGAAGGAAGTACCAGAGCAGCTTAGAAAATTACGCCGACAGTATCTACGTTATCAGCAGGCAGAGATTATTTACAGTATTTCTCATAAGAAGCTATTTGAACTTGCCAGTGATGCAGGTGCGATTTACAGAATAGATGGAACCGTATTGATCAAGCAATGCAGTGTAGTGGATCATAAAATGAGCAATGATACGTTCACGTTTCTTCTGGAAAACAGGGCGTGCTGA
- a CDS encoding family 4 glycosyl hydrolase → MKLTVIGGCGSRSLMLAKCLAQHAEDLDITDVVFMDIDKERVRVFGSMVREVFSRIAPYVQYLCTTNEKEAVMEADFVITTIRAGKEESRIIDERVALKNGVIGQETTGVGGFAMALRSIPTLIYYCRLIGEYSNPNVMVFNFTNPAGLVTQALRNQGYSFVYGICDAPSGFLRQVAALYDLEYSDLKVQLIGLNHLSYFTSVKKDGREILSEILKDSRLYEHTDMRYFEPKLAQHIGCMLNEYLYYFYYREKALRNIQKIGETRGERIKKINDHMLKELGQYDAARDFDKMLEIYSEHIYMRESNYMQGETSVARDEACIPRFELYTKDEGGYAGVALAFMKAKITGTKGEMILCVPNHGTVDWLEDSDIIEVSCNISKNGATPKKGLYELPECAKQLIRTVKCYERLAAEAIVERNTEKAIDALMINPLVNSYSLAVKLLGEYLEVYKEYTGGWTL, encoded by the coding sequence ATGAAATTAACAGTTATTGGTGGATGTGGTTCACGAAGCTTGATGTTGGCAAAATGTTTGGCACAGCATGCGGAAGACCTTGACATTACAGATGTTGTATTTATGGATATAGATAAAGAAAGAGTCCGGGTGTTTGGCTCTATGGTGAGAGAGGTATTTTCCAGAATTGCACCTTATGTTCAGTATCTCTGTACAACAAATGAGAAAGAGGCTGTAATGGAGGCAGATTTTGTTATTACAACTATTCGTGCGGGAAAAGAAGAAAGCCGTATTATTGATGAACGGGTAGCACTAAAGAATGGGGTAATAGGGCAGGAAACGACAGGCGTTGGTGGCTTTGCTATGGCACTTCGTTCTATTCCAACATTAATTTATTATTGTAGGTTGATTGGTGAGTATTCTAATCCAAACGTTATGGTATTTAATTTTACAAATCCAGCTGGTCTTGTAACGCAGGCATTAAGAAATCAGGGATATTCGTTTGTGTATGGTATTTGTGATGCACCGTCTGGATTTTTAAGACAGGTAGCAGCTTTGTATGACTTGGAATATTCTGATTTAAAGGTGCAGCTTATAGGATTGAACCATTTATCTTATTTTACCAGTGTAAAGAAGGATGGACGGGAAATACTTTCGGAAATTTTGAAAGATTCACGGCTTTATGAACATACAGATATGCGTTATTTTGAGCCAAAGCTTGCACAACATATTGGTTGTATGCTGAATGAATATCTGTATTATTTTTATTATAGAGAGAAAGCTCTTCGGAATATTCAGAAAATAGGGGAAACACGAGGAGAAAGAATTAAGAAAATCAATGATCATATGTTGAAGGAACTTGGACAGTATGATGCAGCAAGAGATTTTGATAAAATGTTAGAAATCTACAGTGAACATATTTATATGAGAGAAAGTAATTATATGCAGGGGGAAACTTCTGTGGCAAGAGATGAGGCTTGCATTCCACGATTTGAACTTTATACAAAAGATGAAGGTGGATATGCAGGGGTTGCACTGGCATTTATGAAAGCAAAGATTACTGGTACAAAAGGAGAGATGATTTTGTGCGTCCCCAATCATGGAACTGTGGATTGGTTAGAAGATTCAGATATAATAGAGGTATCCTGTAATATTTCAAAGAATGGGGCCACACCGAAGAAAGGTCTATATGAATTACCAGAATGTGCAAAACAGCTGATTCGTACTGTGAAATGTTATGAGAGACTGGCCGCAGAGGCGATTGTGGAACGGAATACAGAAAAGGCTATTGACGCATTGATGATAAATCCACTGGTAAACTCATATTCTTTGGCAGTAAAACTGTTAGGGGAATATCTGGAGGTCTATAAGGAGTATACAGGAGGATGGACATTATGA
- a CDS encoding carbohydrate kinase family protein — MNSVGGFGIANVDIIFGNADRIPKLGEEIYTPSCFKQLGGGVVATLIQLSRLGVPVKLATYIGNGSLSKYLVKKLEKEKIEYINMLSTDEEDPVTLSCIVSCEQDRGIVSYKPKEEAFGVDSKKIYEFYKDCKIAFLSLEQKEFCKSLKEAGCIIVLDSAWNDMLSLEWYYDVFPYVDYFIPNSMEAIKITGEENPEKALEKLGQYLKYPIVKNGNKGCLYKEDGEIHTVEPLPVKHVDSTGAGDAFAAGFMYGLYYDYSLDDCIRFGNITGGYAVTKMGCLTAEIDEQKLLNYFHNIYRR, encoded by the coding sequence ATGAATAGCGTAGGTGGATTTGGAATTGCCAATGTGGATATCATTTTTGGAAATGCTGACAGAATTCCAAAGCTTGGAGAAGAGATTTATACGCCAAGCTGCTTTAAGCAACTTGGCGGAGGTGTAGTTGCAACACTGATTCAGCTTTCAAGGTTGGGTGTTCCGGTGAAACTTGCAACTTATATAGGAAATGGTTCTCTTAGTAAATATCTTGTAAAAAAATTGGAAAAGGAAAAAATAGAGTACATTAACATGTTATCAACGGATGAAGAAGATCCAGTTACTCTCAGTTGTATTGTTTCCTGTGAACAGGACAGAGGTATTGTTTCCTATAAACCTAAAGAAGAAGCGTTTGGGGTGGACAGTAAAAAAATTTATGAATTTTATAAGGATTGTAAAATTGCTTTTCTTTCTCTTGAACAGAAAGAGTTTTGTAAATCTTTGAAAGAAGCAGGATGTATTATCGTGTTGGATTCTGCATGGAATGATATGTTAAGTTTGGAATGGTATTATGATGTTTTTCCGTATGTGGATTATTTTATTCCGAATTCCATGGAGGCGATAAAAATAACAGGCGAAGAAAATCCGGAAAAGGCATTGGAAAAATTGGGTCAGTATTTAAAATATCCAATTGTAAAAAATGGAAATAAAGGATGTCTTTATAAAGAGGATGGAGAGATTCATACTGTTGAACCGCTTCCAGTAAAACATGTAGATTCAACGGGTGCAGGTGATGCATTTGCAGCTGGATTTATGTATGGATTATATTATGATTATAGTTTGGATGATTGTATACGGTTTGGAAATATTACCGGCGGGTATGCGGTAACAAAAATGGGATGTTTAACTGCAGAAATAGATGAACAGAAACTTTTAAATTATTTTCATAATATTTATAGGAGATAA